Proteins encoded by one window of Modestobacter marinus:
- the dprA gene encoding DNA-processing protein DprA, whose protein sequence is MSGGADPEVRRARAWLSRALEPGSSAAWRFVEQSGPVVAAAALRAGTAPAEVQAVAGARAGEDASVEDLRRVARCGGRLVVPEDPEWPALPLHSLTLATEDGRGLVDGRQPNRTLTLVPPLALWVRGAASLTGLVDRSVALVGSRASTAYGEHVAGELAHGLGERGWTTVSGGAFGIDAAAHRGALAAGGPTVAVLACGVDRVYPGAHSALFARILDEGLLVSEWPPGCAPLRHRFLVRNRLIAALTRGTVVVEAAARSGAQATANRARELGKAVMAVPGPVTSAMSVGCHQLLREVERPVALVTSAAEVLEVVGRVGEDLAPPVERETAPGDSLSDVARRVLDACPVRVGVPPERLAAVAGCSVVDVLRVLPALELADLVEWTGTGWRVRRQSPRR, encoded by the coding sequence ATGAGCGGCGGTGCCGACCCCGAGGTCCGGCGGGCACGCGCGTGGTTGTCCCGGGCCCTGGAGCCGGGGTCGTCGGCGGCGTGGCGGTTCGTCGAGCAGTCGGGCCCGGTGGTGGCCGCCGCCGCGCTGCGGGCGGGCACTGCCCCGGCCGAGGTGCAGGCGGTGGCCGGTGCCCGGGCGGGCGAGGACGCCAGTGTCGAGGACCTCCGCCGGGTGGCACGGTGTGGCGGCCGGCTGGTCGTGCCCGAGGACCCGGAGTGGCCGGCGCTGCCGCTGCACTCCCTGACCCTGGCCACCGAGGACGGGCGGGGGCTGGTGGACGGCCGGCAGCCGAACCGCACGCTCACCCTGGTGCCGCCCCTGGCGCTGTGGGTGCGGGGCGCGGCGTCGCTGACCGGGCTGGTCGACCGGTCGGTCGCGTTGGTCGGGTCGCGGGCCTCGACGGCCTACGGCGAGCACGTCGCCGGCGAGCTGGCGCACGGGCTGGGAGAGCGGGGCTGGACGACGGTCTCCGGTGGCGCGTTCGGGATCGACGCCGCGGCGCACCGGGGGGCGCTGGCCGCCGGAGGGCCGACCGTCGCCGTCCTGGCCTGCGGGGTCGACCGGGTGTACCCCGGTGCGCACTCGGCGCTGTTCGCCCGCATCCTGGACGAGGGGCTGCTGGTCAGCGAGTGGCCGCCGGGCTGCGCACCGCTGCGGCACCGGTTCCTGGTGCGGAACCGGCTGATCGCCGCACTGACCCGGGGCACCGTGGTGGTCGAGGCGGCCGCCCGCTCCGGCGCCCAGGCCACCGCCAACCGGGCGCGGGAGCTGGGCAAGGCGGTGATGGCCGTCCCCGGTCCGGTCACCAGCGCGATGTCGGTGGGCTGCCACCAGCTCCTGCGGGAGGTGGAGCGTCCCGTGGCGCTGGTGACCTCGGCGGCCGAGGTGCTGGAGGTGGTCGGCAGGGTGGGGGAGGACCTGGCGCCGCCGGTGGAGCGGGAGACCGCGCCGGGTGACTCGCTGTCCGACGTCGCCCGGCGGGTGCTGGACGCCTGCCCGGTGCGGGTGGGCGTGCCGCCGGAGCGGCTGGCGGCGGTCGCCGGCTGTTCGGTCGTCGACGTGCTCCGGGTGCTTCCGGCGCTGGAGCTCGCCGACCTCGTCGAGTGGACCGGCACCGGTTGGCGGGTACGCCGGCAGTCGCCGCGGAGGTGA